One genomic window of Leptotrichia shahii includes the following:
- a CDS encoding IS630 family transposase — protein MHKKKKQTKYREQDEKKVNRYLKKLSEAGSDREIIYIDETGFDEYYYREYGWSKRRISIEGKKRGLRYSRINLVAGKIGNALIGSMIYKETMKSEFFEEWFREILLRDIEKLEKRVLIVMDNARFHRKNILEKIIKGTGHCRLFLPPYSSDLNPIEKLWANMKKKLKDIAHNFNTLEEAVTSVLFNKLVQF, from the coding sequence ATACACAAGAAAAAAAAACAGACAAAATACAGGGAGCAGGACGAGAAAAAAGTAAATAGATATTTAAAAAAATTATCAGAAGCAGGTTCAGACAGAGAAATAATCTATATTGATGAAACAGGCTTTGACGAATATTACTACCGTGAATACGGCTGGAGTAAGAGGAGAATATCTATTGAAGGGAAGAAAAGAGGATTAAGATATTCAAGAATAAATCTGGTTGCTGGAAAAATAGGGAATGCCCTGATAGGAAGTATGATATACAAGGAAACAATGAAAAGTGAATTTTTTGAAGAATGGTTCAGAGAAATACTTTTAAGAGATATTGAAAAATTAGAAAAGAGAGTTCTAATAGTGATGGATAATGCGAGATTTCATAGAAAGAATATATTAGAAAAGATAATTAAGGGAACGGGGCATTGTCGATTATTTCTTCCGCCGTATTCATCGGATTTAAATCCAATAGAAAAATTATGGGCTAATATGAAGAAAAAATTAAAAGACATAGCCCATAATTTTAATACACTAGAAGAAGCAGTTACTTCTGTTTTATTTAATAAATTAGTCCAGTTTTAA
- a CDS encoding lysozyme inhibitor LprI family protein: protein MKKKYLITKLVIILILSLVISCQNKNAELEKKIEKLEKENAEILQKQQNIQTSTVQANPENTETKKIEKTSQPKISNYENKVRSRIASYEAARDKVSDEYGWSPEETNANGRLNEKLDDELTKVYNLIMARLSESEKIEFRNKQRQWLKIRTKKVENSNNGEDGNPGMGGRAGANVEIMTYQEFTKDRLIEFAKIYDNMN from the coding sequence ATGAAAAAGAAATACCTAATTACTAAATTAGTAATTATCCTGATATTGTCCTTAGTTATATCTTGTCAGAATAAAAATGCTGAATTAGAGAAAAAAATTGAAAAATTAGAAAAGGAAAATGCTGAAATATTACAAAAACAGCAGAATATTCAGACAAGTACTGTTCAAGCAAATCCTGAAAACACAGAAACAAAAAAAATTGAGAAAACTTCACAACCAAAAATATCAAACTATGAAAATAAAGTAAGAAGCAGAATTGCTAGTTACGAGGCTGCAAGAGACAAAGTAAGCGATGAATATGGATGGAGTCCAGAAGAAACAAATGCAAATGGACGTCTTAATGAAAAATTGGATGATGAACTTACAAAAGTTTACAATTTAATTATGGCAAGATTATCTGAAAGTGAGAAAATAGAGTTCAGAAATAAACAACGACAATGGTTAAAAATTAGAACAAAGAAAGTTGAAAATTCAAATAACGGCGAAGATGGAAATCCTGGAATGGGAGGAAGAGCTGGAGCAAATGTTGAAATAATGACTTATCAAGAATTTACAAAAGACAGATTAATTGAATTTGCAAAAATATATGACAATATGAATTAG